A single genomic interval of Portunus trituberculatus isolate SZX2019 chromosome 41, ASM1759143v1, whole genome shotgun sequence harbors:
- the LOC123517023 gene encoding leucoanthocyanidin dioxygenase-like: MQSEAPPCSKVPTVDVGDLSAHHAEEPCQQEWERVTRELEQAFSNVGCAYLTGHGVPDHLINEVLSAGVAFFKQQEEDKVRWVEDTSIHGYIKMKSERYAGTCPQLHESFLAKPDSYSSCDKEAPPFMTPLASLHELYHTLYERVMTCLALSLGKNRDYFINMHQENDIKKNFSVYRLNYYPLTSGGRDDVTGFGAHADFTTVTFLFSNDSQGFQMLDSAGQWMDVPYVPGTILLMAGEFLHFYSYKKFKAPMHRVVVPSEHQPGQPYRCSLIRFEQADLHHPMWPASEDPASPAPPSVKDYFMSKRIKRVE, from the exons atgCAGAGCGAAGCCCCTCCCTGCAGCAAGGTGCCCACAGTGGACGTGGGTGACCTAA GCGCGCACCACGCAGAGGAGCCCTGCCAGCAGGAGTGGGAGCGCGTGACGCGGGAGCTGGAGCAGGCATTCAGTAATGTAGGATGTGCCTACCTCACCGGCCACGGCGTGCCTGACCACCTG ATCAATGAAGTGCTGTCCGCTGGTGTTGCTTTCTTCAAGCAGCAAGAAGAGGATAAGGTCCGTTGGGTTGAAGATACTAGTATACATGGGTACATCAAGATGAAATCTGAAAG ATATGCTGGAACATGTCCTCAGCTGCATGAAAGCTTCCTCGCTAAGCCAGACAGTTACAGCTCATGCGATAAGGAAGCCCCACCATTCATGACGCCTTTAGCGTCTCTGCATGAGTTGTATCACACACTCTATGAGAGAGTGATGACCTGCCTCGCCCTCAGTCTGG GAAAGAATCGGGATTACTTCATTAACATGCACCAGGAGaacgatataaagaaaaatttcaGCGTTTACCGTTTGAACTATTACCCACTCACCTCTGGTGGTCGAGACGACGTGACTGGATTTGGTGCTCATGCTGATTTCACTACTGTAacctttcttttcagcaatgACTCGCAAGGTTTCCAG ATGCTTGACTCAGCTGGGCAGTGGATGGACGTGCCCTACGTTCCCGGCACCATATTGTTGATGGCGGGGGAATTCCTCCACTTCTACTCCTACAAAAAGTTCAAAGCACCG ATGCACCGCGTCGTTGTGCCCAGCGAACACCAGCCCGGACAACCATATCGCTGCTCATTGATTAGATTCGAACAAGCTGACTTGCATCATCCCATGTGGCCTGCCAGTGAAGACCCCGCCAGTCCTGCTCCGCCGAGCGTCAAAGACTACTTTATGTCAAAGCGAATAAAGCGAGTAGAATAA